Below is a window of Leisingera sp. S132 DNA.
ATTCAGGTTGCTTTCCAGGAAATTGGAGCCCGTCCGCATTTCAGCGAAGACGGCGAAGTAATCAAAGGAGGGTTCAGACATAATGGATTATCGCACCAGATAAGGTTTGCGCTGCGGCTTGGACGGGCTGGCAGGGCTGTGCTCGACCGGAAAGTCGCCCATCAGATAGGGATGCATGCCCTGGTTCTTCAAATTCTGCAGAAACTGCCCGAAACCTTCAAGATCCGCCATTCTGGGGGCTTCGCCCAAATGCCGTGCAGACAGCGGCCCGATCTCGTCGATGATGGTCTGCAAGGGTTCCATCGGCGCTTCGACAAACTCCGCCATGGTCCAGATCCGCACCCGCGCCTTGGTCCATTGGGAGCGCAGGATCTGCAATTGCTCCGCCTCTCGCTGCTGCAGCCTCGCCGCTTCCTGGCGCAGCTCCGCAAAACTGCGGCTGGACTTGAACAGAGGAATTGCCCAGGCGCCGCTGATGACTGAGACCTGCGCGTTGGTATCCCGCGCCACAAGCCAGTTCACCGCCTGATTGCTGCGCGGCCCGAACTGAAAGCACTGCCGCTCGCCGCGGGTGTTCCAGATCAGGCTGGTCAGAAAACTTTCGGGGTTATAGTCGCGCAATCCGGCACTGCCGTTCAGGCAGCCGTTGATCAGGCTCTGCCCTTCACAGAACTCTGCCCCCTCCGGTGCAAAGATATGCCCGTGCACCTTGCTGCCGGTTGTGCGTGCAAGCCAGGTTTCGAAATCTTCAAACAGCTCGGAAAAGCCCTGAAACACCGAATAAGGGCTGGAGGTGACGCCGTTCTCGGAGCCATGGCCGGGAAACCGGCTCTGCATATAGAGACCGGGCCGTCCGCGGGTGCGCCGCTCCACCGCCTTGGCAAAGATCCGGTCGATCTTGCCGGGGTTCGGTTCCGTCCGCTTCATTGCCCCGGCCTGATCGCTCAGGAAGGCCTGATACAGCCGGTCGGCATGCGGCCAGATCTTGCGCGCGACAAAG
It encodes the following:
- a CDS encoding beta-1,6-N-acetylglucosaminyltransferase; this encodes MTSAGVVMLVHTALDRAAQVVRHWTAAGCPVVLHVDRNVSRAVFDRFRQSLDGNPLVRFSARHRCEWGTWGIVAASQSASEVMLAEFPEVRHVYLASGSCLPLRPVQELADYLAARPDTDFIESATTADVPWIVGGLSHERFTLRFPFSWKKHRYLFDRYVSLQRKLRMRRRIPSGLVPHMGSQWWCLTRKTLAAILQDPERPAYDNYFRKVWIPDESYFQTLARLHSSNIESRSLTLSKFDFQGKPHIFYDDHLQLLRRSDCFVARKIWPHADRLYQAFLSDQAGAMKRTEPNPGKIDRIFAKAVERRTRGRPGLYMQSRFPGHGSENGVTSSPYSVFQGFSELFEDFETWLARTTGSKVHGHIFAPEGAEFCEGQSLINGCLNGSAGLRDYNPESFLTSLIWNTRGERQCFQFGPRSNQAVNWLVARDTNAQVSVISGAWAIPLFKSSRSFAELRQEAARLQQREAEQLQILRSQWTKARVRIWTMAEFVEAPMEPLQTIIDEIGPLSARHLGEAPRMADLEGFGQFLQNLKNQGMHPYLMGDFPVEHSPASPSKPQRKPYLVR